A stretch of Fulvia fulva chromosome 4, complete sequence DNA encodes these proteins:
- a CDS encoding DNA topoisomerase 2: MDDSMDGDAYEMDASSDFEPQQKPKAKAPAKKPTAAPKPKATKQTTLKTTKTAPKAAPKPKKRAKPDSDDENDIDLDDDDENTDDSLLSNTPPKKAKKAPAPKKPAGKPLAELENESFNMDVPVNEGKSKKGGGSSDQYEKLTQLEHILKRPDTYIGSVEQTTEQLWIFNSEIQSMENRKVTYVPGLYKIFDEILVNAADNKQRDKNMDELRVWVHPEQGVISVKNNGRGIPIEIHDKHGIYIPQMIFGELLTSSNYNDEEAKTTGGRNGYGAKLTNIYSTEFQLDTVDRKTKQRYRQTWRNNMSTIEKAKIEKVKDMQDYTQITFKPDFAKFNMDSMDKDFEGLVKRRVYDMAGTAKGVKVYLNGERIKVSKFKQYMEMYTKAIKSENIANDGAAPEQVILTDNPHERWEIGFAVSDGSFQQVSFVNSIATTSGGTHVNYIADQICDKLEEIVNKKNKGGVKLKKAQIKNHIFLFVNCLIVNPAFTSQTKEQLTTKVSAFGSKPTVSEKFLKDIAKTEAVTNIIHFAQQKADKVLSKSDGNRRQRMNNSKLTDANKAGTKDGYKCTLILTEGDSAALLALAGRAVVNPDLFGVFPLRGKILNVRDASIDQISKNAEIQNIKKFLGLQHKKDYTDTKGLRYGHLMIMTDQDHDGSHIKGLLINFLQVQFPSLLRIPGFLMEFITPIVKVWKGDVKNPRQKRDFFTMPEYEAWRELPGNSKGWDHKYYKGLGTSDTRDAQVYFADLDTHLKQFHAMQEGEPELIDLAFSKKKADARKTWLGNFVPGTYLDTSGSAEITYNDFINKELILFSMADNMRSIPSVVDGLKPGQRKVMYTCFRRNLKKDVKVVELAGSVSGLTAYPYGEASLQQTIIGLAQNFVGSNNMNILEPSGNFGSRLQGGNDAASPRYIYTRLSPLARAIFHQSDEALLTYNTDDGKTIEPEMYVPILPMILINGADGIGTGWSTTVPNYRPEDVIANLMRRMDGDKDSMMPMKPWFRGWTGETEQLSDDRFKFGAAISKTGDGEVQVTELPVRYWTQDFKDKLEEILKAEKVPSFIKDYTEYNTPETVNFIIKMEEKKLAENEDKLEELFKLSRTQATTNLVAFDPQGRIHKYATPLDIMEEFYQVRLQKYHQRKRYLISEMERELRRFTNQARFINMIIKGELVVSKKKKAVLVAELQKLNFDRFPKVVDAKKQGEFEAVVEDDADEADDADTAAGASDFDYLLGMAIWSLTQERVDKLNRQIRDKEDEITELTAKTEKDLWRADLQALEEAWNMMLDEELKREKKVKAKGRRASAKLGIAGKATAKKRKANDSDDFSDDDFAPKKPKTTAKSKGVAGLLAMDAAAPKTAKVNGIEQKPVAPPPAAKQTTLEAFKPSPAVNKDPVADPSRDTTPADAGTAKKRGRPKKVVDPDDSDVKPKAAPAKKVSRPKKVVSLDDDENMDDSEDHFAAVAKEAQRKPAPAPARAGRAAAQKAKYAEDSDDASLDEGNDLGDFSTMVKGFGSGTNEGQTRLFHAASTSRPTSSAGLKSKPSKRTLTADENDSDSETDWAALAQNSPQKTTHTTMLDDDSMEIDEPKIAPKAQLKAKPAAKPVPKKAAAAPAPAPKLALSPAAKAYAKKKSGGVQAKAGASKPSKKLPDSEDEEEQDVDQIANDILSDEDDDSPVKPTARPGRRAAASKAKSKYVVDDDDEEDEEDDTAAFIDDDESD, encoded by the exons ATGGACGACTCGATGGACGGCGACGCGTACGAGATGGACGCCTCAAGTGACTTTGAGCCTCAGCAAAAGCCT AAGGCCAAGGCGCCCGCAAAGAAGCCTACAGCAGCACCAAAACCAAAGGCCACCAAACAAACCACCCTCAAGACCACCAAGACTGCTCCGAAGGCAGCACCGAAGCCGAAGAAGCGCGCCAAGCCAGACTCGGACGACGAGAACGACATCGACCtggacgacgacgacgagaaCACCGACGACTCGCTTCTGTCCAACACGCCGCCGAAGAAGGCAAAGAAGGCGCCAGCACCGAAGAAACCAGCCGGAAAGCCCTTGGCTGAGCTTGAGAACGAGAGCTTCAATATGGATGTGCCGGTGAATGAGGGCAAGTCGAAGAAGGGTGGTGGCTCCAGCGATCAGTACGAGAAGCTCACTCAGCTCGAGCACATCCTCAAGCGTCCAGATACCTACATTGGCTCTGTAGAGCAGACGACTGAACAGCTATGGATCTTCAACTCCGAGATTCAGTCGATGGAGAACCGCAAAGTCACATATGTACCTGGTCTGTACAAGATTTTCGATGAAATCCTGGTGAATGCAGCAGACAACAAGCAGCGTGATAAGAACATGGACGAGCTGCGTGTGTGGGTACACCCAGAACAAGGCGTCATTTCGGTGAAGAACAACGGCCGAGGCATCCCGATCGAGATACACGACAAGCATGGCATCTACATCCCCCAGATGATCTTCGGCGAATTGCTCACTTCGTCCAACTACAATGATGAAGAGGCAAAGACGACTGGTGGTCGAAACGGTTATGGTGCCAAGCTCACCAACATCTACAGTACCGAGTTCCAGCTCGATACCGTGGACCGAAAGACGAAGCAGCGGTATCGACAGACATGGCGCAACAACATGAGCACAATCGAGAAGGCCAAGATCGAAAAAGTCAAAGACATGCAGGATTACACGCAAATTACCTTCAAGCCCGACTTCGCGAAGTTCAACATGGATAGTATGGATAAGGACTTCGAGGGTCTGGTCAAGCGTCGAGTCTACGACATGGCCGGTACCGCCAAAGGTGTCAAGGTCTACCTTAATGGCGAGCGCATCAAGGTCAGCAAGTTCAAGCAGTACATGGAGATGTACACGAAGGCCATCAAGAGTGAGAACATTGCCAACGATGGTGCAGCACCAGAGCAGGTCATCCTGACTGACAACCCGCATGAGCGATGGGAAATCGGATTCGCCGTTTCTGACGGCTCCTTTCAGCAAGTCTCGTTCGTCAACTCGATTGCAACCACTTCTGGAGGAACTCACGTCAACTATATCGCCGACCAAATCTGCGACAAGCTCGAAGAGATTGTCAACAAGAAGAACAAGGGAGGTGTGAAGCTGAAGAAAGCTCAGATCAAGAATCACATCTTCTTGTTCGTCAACTGCTTGATCGTGAACCCAGCCTTCACATCACAGACGAAGGAGCAACTCACAACCAAAGTCAGCGCTTTTGGCAGTAAGCCAACAGTCTCTGAGAAGTTCTTGAAGGACATTGCGAAGACCGAAGCAGTCACCAATATCATACACTTTGCTCAGCAGAAGGCCGACAAAGTCCTCTCAAAATCTGATGGTAACCGCCGTCAGCGTATGAACAACTCGAAGCTCACAGACGCCAACAAGGCTGGCACGAAGGATGGCTACAAGTGCACGCTCATCTTGACAGAAGGTGACTCTGCCGCATTGCTTGCGCTCGCCGGTCGAGCTGTCGTCAACCCGGACTTGTTCGGTGTCTTCCCGCTCCGTGGTAAGATCCTCAACGTTCGCGATGCTTCGATCGACCAGATCTCCAAGAACGCAGAGATCCAGAACATCAAGAAGTTCTTGGGTCTGCAGCACAAGAAGGACTACACAGACACTAAGGGCTTGCGTTACGGCCATCTGATGATCATGACCGATCAGGATCACGATGGTTCCCATATCAAAGGCCTTCTCATCAACTTCTTGCAAGTACAATTCCCTTCGCTCCTCCGGATTCCTGGCTTCTTGATGGAATTCATCACGCCTATCGTCAAGGTCTGGAAAGGCGACGTGAAGAACCCCAGGCAGAAGCGTGATTTCTTCACCATGCCAGAATATGAAGCCTGGAGAGAGCTTCCCGGCAACTCCAAGGGCTGGGATCACAAGTACTACAAGGGATTGGGTACTTCAGACACCAGAGACGCGCAAGTGTACTTTGCCGATCTCGATACCCATCTCAAGCAGTTCCACGCCATGCAAGAAGGCGAGCCCGAGCTGATAGATCTTGCCTTCTCAAAGAAGAAAGCCGACGCCAGAAAGACATGGCTTGGGAACTTCGTGCCCGGCACCTACTTGGACACTTCCGGTTCGGCGGAGATCACATACAATGACTTCATCAACAAGGAGCTGATCCTCTTCTCCATGGCCGATAACATGCGATCGATTCCCTCGGTTGTCGATGGCTTGAAGCCCGGTCAGCGTAAGGTCATGTACACTTGTTTCCGGCGCAACTTGAAGAAAGATGTCAAGGTGGTGGAGCTGGCTGGTTCAGTCTCCGGTCTCACTGCATACCCATACGGCGAGGCCTCCCTTCAGCAGACTATCATTGGTCTGGCTCAGAACTTTGTGGGCTCCAACAACATGAACATCCTCGAGCCAAGTGGTAACTTCGGTTCCCGTTTGCAAGGTGGCAACGATGCGGCCAGTCCTCGTTACATTTACACGAGGCTGTCACCGCTCGCGAGGGCCATCTTCCATCAGAGCGACGAGGCTCTGCTTACCTACAACACTGATGATGGCAAGACTATCGAGCCAGAGATGTACGTTCCAATCCTGCCCATGATCTTGATCAACGGAGCCGACGGTATTGGCACGGGATGGAGCACTACAGTACCCAACTACCGCCCTGAAGATGTGATCGCCAACCTCATGCGCCGTATGGATGGTGACAAGGACTCGATGATGCCAATGAAGCCGTGGTTCCGCGGCTGGACCGGCGAGACCGAGCAGCTTAGCGATGATCGCTTCAAGTTCGGCGCCGCTATCAGCAAGACTGGAGATGGCGAAGTCCAAGTGACTGAACTTCCTGTGCGCTACTGGACGCAGGACTTCAAGGACAAGCTGGAAGAGATTTTGAAAGCCGAAAAGGTACCATCCTTCATCAAGGACTACACTGAGTACAACACGCCCGAGACGGTCAACTTCATCATCAAGATGGAGGAGAAGAAGCTGGCAGAGAATGAAGACAAGCTGGAGGAGCTGTTCAAGCTGTCCAGGACGCAAGCCACCACTAACCTGGTTGCGTTTGATCCTCAAGGACGCATCCACAAGTACGCTACCCCACTGGACATCATGGAAGAGTTCTACCAAGTTCGTCTCCAGAAGTATCACCAACGAAAGAGATACCTCATCAGCGAGATGGAGCGCGAACTGAGGAGATTTACAAACCAGGCCCGATTCATCAACATGATTATCAAAGGTGAGCTTGTTGTGAGCAAGAAGAAGAAAGCAGTACTTGTTGCCGAGCTCCAGAAGCTCAATTTCGACCGTTTCCCGAAGGTTGTGGATGCCAAGAAGCAGGGCGAGTTTGAGGCAGTGGTCGAAGACGATGCCGACGAGGCGGATGACGCGGATACCGCTGCTGGCGCGAGCGACTTCGACTATCTTCTCGGCATGGCCATTTGGTCTCTGACTCAAGAGCGGGTAGACAAGCTCAATCGCCAGATCCGTGACAAGGAAGACGAGATTACCGAGCTTACTGCTAAGACAGAGAAGGACCTTTGGCGAGCTGATTTGCAAGCTTTGGAGGAGGCGTGGAACATGATGCTGGACGAGGAACTGAagcgcgagaagaaggtcaAGGCCAAGGGTCGTCGTGCTTCAGCCAAGCTTGGCATAGCAGGCAAAGCTACGGCGAAGAAGCGGAAGGCTAATGACAGTGACGACTTCTCTGATGATGACTTTGCGCCTAAGAAGCCAAAGACAACCGCCAAATCGAAGGGCGTCGCAGGACTACTGGCTATGGATGCTGCTGCTCCAAAGACTGCTAAGGTCAATGGCATCGAGCAGAAGCCCGTCGCACCACCGCCGGCTGCGAAGCAGACAACGCTGGAGGCCTTCAAGCCGTCGCCTGCCGTCAACAAGGATCCTGTCGCAGATCCTTCCCGCGATACGACGCCTGCGGATGCAGGAACAGCCAAGAAGCGAGGCCGTCCGAAGAAGGTCGTTGATCCTGATGATAGTGATGTCAAGCCCAAGGCCGCCCCTGCGAAGAAGGTCAGTCGGCCAAAGAAGGTCGTGAGTCTGGATGATGATGAGAACATGGACGACAGTGAAGACCACTTTGCTGCTGTTGCCAAGGAAGCTCAACGCAAGCCTGCTCCGGCACCTGCTCGGGCTGGCAGAGCTGCTGCTCAAAAGGCGAAGTACGCAGAAGATTCCGACGACGCTTCTCTCGATGAAGGCAATGACCTTGGCGACTTCTCTACCATGGTCAAGGGCTTTGGCAGTGGCACAAACGAAGGTCAAACACGCCTCTTCCACGCCGCATCCACCTCGAGACCCACCAGCAGCGCCGGCTTGAAGTCCAAGCCAAGCAAGAGAACGCTCACAGCTGACGAGAACGACTCTGACAGTGAGACTGACTGGGCTGCTCTGGCACAGAACTCTCCACAGAAGACCACGCATACCACAATGCTTGACGACGACTCGATGGAAATCGACGAGCCGAAGATCGCGCCGAAGGCTCAACTCAAGGCAAAGCCTGCAGCTAAGCCGGTGCCAAAGAAGGCAGCCGCCGCCCCTGCACCCGCGCCCAAGCTGGCTCTGTCACCAGCGGCCAAGGCCTACGCAAAGAAGAAGTCAGGTGGAGTCCAAGCCAAAGCTGGTGCTTCCAAGCCGTCGAAGAAGCTGCCAGACTCGGAGGATGAGGAAGAGCAGGATGTGGACCAGATCGCGAACGACATCCTTAGCGATGAGGACGATGATAGTCCAGTCAAGCCCACCGCGAGACCTGGTCGGCGTGCAGCTGCGTCCAAAGCCAAGTCGAAGTATGTGGTTGACGACGATGATGAGGAAGATGAAGAGGACGATACTGCTGCTTTCATTGACGATGATGAGAGTGATTAG
- a CDS encoding Decarboxylase NovR — protein MAPHAEETNGVASYGNTVPVNEGQAPLEPGIKKNIAQGKMLEFPRPPKFDDPYKERDYLKGRLAAAFRIFGKYGFDEGVAGHITLRDPVDPHCFWVNPFGVAFSLINKSDLILVNHSGQVIDGGDCRLLNTAAYMIHSAIHKARPDVICAAHSHSIYGRTWCSLGRKIDTLTQDACAFHNDHVVYDSFNGVVLAEKEGKDIAACLGDKKAALLQNHGLLTTGQTVEEAVFWFVSLEKCCHSQLMAEAAAASNGEKPVAIGEEEAQYTYRTVGTARSGWFSAKPLFDVIHKETNGDYLQ, from the exons ATGGCACCACACGCAGAAGAAACCAACGGCGTTGCCTCTTATGGCAACACTGTCCCCGTCAACGAAGGCCAAGCTCCCCTCGAGCCAGGTATCAAGAAGAACATCGCCCAAGGCAAAATGCTTGAATTCCCTCG CCCGCCCAAATTCGACGACCCCTACAAAGAACGCGACTACCTCAAAGGCCGTCTCGCGGCCGCCTTCCGCATCTTCGGCAAATACGGTTTCGACGAAGGCGTCGCCGGGCACATCACGCTCCGCGACCCCGTTGACCCACACTGTTTCTGGGTGAACCCGTTCGGCGTGGCCTTCTCCCTCATCAACAAGTCGGACCTCATCCTCGTCAACCATTCCGGCCAAGTAATCGACGGCGGGGACTGCAGACTGCTCAACACAGCCGCCTACATGATCCATTCAGCAATCCATAAAGCGCGACCTGATGTGATCTGTGCTGCGCATTCTCATTCGATATATGGAAGGACGTGGTGCTCCTTGGGACGAAAAATCGACACCTTAACACAAGACGCATGCGCCTTCCACAACGACCACGTGGTCTACGATTCCTTCAACGGCGTCGTGCTAGCCGAGAAAGAAGGCAAAGACATCGCAGCTTGCTTGGGTGATAAGAAAGCCGCCCTGCTGCAGAATCACGGCCTCTTGACGACGGGACAGACGGTTGAGGAGGCCGTATTTTGGTTTGTGAGTTTGGAGAAGTGTTGTCATAGTCAGTTGATGGCggaggcggcggcggcgaGTAATGGGGAGAAGCCGGTGGCGATTGGGGAGGAGGAGGCGCAGTATACTTATCGGACTGTGGGCACGGCGAGGAGTGGGTGGTTTAGTGCGAAGCCGTTGTTTGATGTAATTCATAAGGAGACGAACGGGGATTATTTGCAGTAG
- a CDS encoding NADH dehydrogenase [ubiquinone] 1 alpha subcomplex assembly factor 3, which yields MNVLGNTPVPTTAVDACMDDGFALDSGLKVTGAGVLLMGGEAFKWRPWLREGRKEGTNGAGDLGDDNNGVRSVGGKLQNKKGQWDVDRQAWGLLDLVWPKPDLLVLGTGSKIVPLSPETRRDINELGIKIEIQDTRNAAAQYNMLATERGVQQVAAALIPVGWKEGK from the coding sequence ATGAATGTGCTCGGCAACACTCCCGTGCCCACGACAGCTGTGGACGCATGTATGGACGATGGTTTCGCACTCGACTCTGGTCTCAAAGTGACAGGAGCTGGAGTCCTGCTGATGGGAGGAGAAGCCTTCAAGTGGCGGCCATGGCTGCGCGAGGGAAGGAAAGAAGGCACGAATGGCGCAGGCGATCTGGGAGATGACAACAACGGCGTACGAAGTGTAGGAGGAAAGCTGCAGAACAAGAAGGGTCAGTGGGATGTCGACAGGCAAGCTTGGGGACTCCTTGACCTCGTCTGGCCGAAGCCAGATCTTTTGGTCCTTGGTACTGGCTCCAAGATTGTGCCTCTCAGTCCGGAGACACGACGAGATATCAACGAGCTTGGGATCAAGATCGAGATTCAGGATACCAGAAATGCGGCTGCTCAGTACAACATGTTGGCCACTGAGCGTGGTGTGCAGCAGGTAGCGGCGGCGTTGATACCAGTTGGGTGGAAGGAAGGGAAGTGA